A stretch of the Candidatus Jettenia sp. AMX2 genome encodes the following:
- the rplK gene encoding 50S ribosomal protein L11 has translation MAKEVLTKVKLQCLAGQATPAPPVGPALGQHGVNIGQFVKQFNDRTKEMQGVLTPVEITIFKDKTFTFIVKSPPASILIKQYAGVVKGSMEPNRQKVGQVTRQQLKEIATKKLADLNVDDLDAAARMIEGTARNMGIRVVD, from the coding sequence ATGGCAAAAGAAGTTTTGACAAAAGTTAAATTGCAGTGTCTGGCCGGACAAGCCACACCCGCGCCACCTGTTGGGCCGGCTTTGGGCCAGCATGGAGTCAACATAGGACAGTTTGTGAAACAATTTAATGACAGGACCAAGGAAATGCAAGGTGTCTTAACACCTGTGGAAATTACGATTTTTAAGGACAAAACATTTACTTTTATTGTGAAGTCACCGCCGGCTTCTATCTTAATAAAGCAGTATGCTGGCGTTGTAAAAGGGTCTATGGAACCAAACAGGCAAAAGGTTGGGCAGGTGACGCGCCAGCAACTGAAAGAGATTGCAACTAAGAAGCTGGCGGATTTGAATGTTGATGACTTAGATGCTGCTGCCAGGATGATAGAAGGAACTGCCCGTAATATGGGAATTAGAGTGGTGGATTAG
- the nusG gene encoding transcription termination/antitermination protein NusG: protein MPKTWFVLRVQSNKEDKVKNSLLERIKARGLDHLISKVLVPSEKVSEIKGGKKKVMERKIYPGYVMAEVEVDENGQIPREVWFIIRETPGAGDFIGGQNKPVPMSSYEVEKLLSDLEHKEEKPRAKIEFREGEKIRVKEGPFENYDGIVEEVLPASGRVKVMLTVFGRATPVELEYWQVEPI from the coding sequence ATGCCGAAAACGTGGTTTGTATTAAGGGTCCAGAGCAATAAAGAAGACAAAGTGAAAAATAGTCTTTTGGAGCGTATCAAGGCTCGTGGGTTGGATCATTTAATTTCTAAAGTACTGGTACCAAGTGAAAAGGTCTCGGAAATCAAGGGTGGTAAGAAAAAAGTAATGGAAAGAAAGATATATCCCGGGTATGTCATGGCTGAGGTAGAAGTGGATGAAAATGGGCAAATACCGAGAGAGGTCTGGTTTATAATACGTGAAACGCCGGGGGCAGGTGACTTTATCGGTGGGCAAAACAAACCCGTACCCATGAGTAGCTATGAGGTCGAAAAATTGTTATCGGATCTGGAACACAAAGAGGAGAAGCCACGCGCGAAGATTGAATTCCGTGAAGGTGAAAAAATAAGGGTTAAGGAAGGTCCGTTTGAAAATTATGATGGAATTGTAGAAGAGGTGTTACCTGCAAGTGGCCGGGTTAAAGTAATGCTTACCGTGTTCGGCAGGGCAACACCCGTTGAATTAGAGTATTGGCAGGTTGAGCCAATTTGA
- the secE gene encoding preprotein translocase subunit SecE translates to MPLLKVYKKGQGVYSRVTVGAVLGILNLFVSVSLFNALIGLPNIAGNAKIPLIDIDLTWGFVSATVLFVVSGFFIGVFAAGFDTGIRMLDAGGKKTVDFLIDIQSELQKVSWPTRYELIGSTAVVIVSVIVIGVYILGVDWIVSRIMEYVGVL, encoded by the coding sequence ATGCCATTATTGAAAGTCTATAAAAAAGGTCAGGGAGTGTACAGCCGGGTAACGGTTGGTGCAGTTTTGGGGATATTAAACCTGTTTGTCTCTGTTTCTTTATTCAATGCCTTAATTGGACTGCCTAATATTGCAGGTAATGCGAAAATTCCATTGATTGATATTGATTTAACCTGGGGTTTCGTGAGTGCAACGGTGCTTTTTGTTGTTTCAGGTTTTTTTATCGGTGTTTTTGCCGCCGGATTTGACACCGGGATTCGCATGCTGGATGCTGGCGGGAAGAAAACCGTGGATTTTTTGATTGACATACAGAGTGAACTTCAGAAAGTTTCCTGGCCTACAAGATACGAACTCATTGGTTCTACGGCAGTAGTAATTGTGTCAGTAATTGTCATAGGGGTATACATATTGGGTGTTGATTGGATTGTATCACGGATCATGGAATATGTTGGTGTTCTATAG
- the rpmG gene encoding 50S ribosomal protein L33: MREYITLVCKECSNRNYRTPKKTQQTQKLELKKYCRFCRQHTAHKEYKK; this comes from the coding sequence ATGCGCGAATATATAACGTTAGTTTGCAAAGAATGCTCTAACAGAAATTATAGAACACCAAAAAAAACACAGCAAACGCAAAAGCTGGAATTGAAGAAATACTGTAGGTTTTGCAGGCAGCATACTGCACATAAAGAATACAAGAAATAG
- the tuf gene encoding elongation factor Tu, protein MAKEVFKRTKPHVNVGTIGHVDHGKTTLTAVITHTLAKQGLAKERAYDTIDKAPEERERGITIAISHVEYETQKRHYAHVDCPGHADYVKNMITGAAQMDGAILVVSAPDGPMPQTREHILLARQVGVPRIVVFMNKVDMLEDAELQELVEMEVRELLSKYNFPGDEIPIIRGSALKASECGCGGESCPNCGPVLKLMDAVDTYIPDPVREIDKPFLMSVEDVFSIKGRGTVATGRVERGKVKVGDEVEIVGIKPEVKKTVVTGVEMFNKTLDEGQAGDNLGVLLRGVEKDDIERGQVLAKPGSITPHKKYEAEAYVLTKEEGGRHTPFFSGYRPQFYFRTTDVTGVVTLTGGAEMVMPGDNVRVNVELLTAVAMDEGLRFAIREGGKTVGAGVVTKIIE, encoded by the coding sequence ATGGCAAAAGAGGTATTTAAGCGGACGAAGCCACATGTGAATGTGGGTACGATAGGGCATGTAGATCATGGGAAGACGACACTAACGGCGGTAATAACACACACATTGGCGAAGCAGGGGTTAGCGAAGGAGCGGGCATACGATACGATAGATAAGGCGCCGGAGGAGAGGGAGCGAGGTATAACGATAGCGATATCGCATGTGGAGTATGAGACGCAGAAAAGGCATTATGCGCATGTGGATTGTCCGGGTCATGCTGACTACGTGAAGAATATGATAACGGGTGCGGCGCAGATGGATGGTGCGATATTGGTGGTAAGTGCGCCTGATGGTCCGATGCCGCAGACGAGGGAGCATATTCTATTGGCGAGGCAGGTAGGTGTGCCGAGGATAGTAGTGTTTATGAACAAGGTGGATATGCTGGAGGATGCGGAGTTGCAGGAATTGGTTGAGATGGAAGTCCGGGAACTCTTGAGCAAGTATAATTTTCCCGGGGATGAGATTCCGATAATAAGGGGTTCAGCCCTGAAGGCGAGTGAGTGTGGTTGTGGTGGTGAGTCATGTCCGAATTGTGGTCCGGTCCTGAAGTTGATGGATGCGGTAGACACATATATACCTGATCCGGTAAGGGAGATAGACAAGCCGTTTCTTATGTCTGTGGAGGATGTATTTAGTATAAAGGGGAGGGGAACGGTTGCAACCGGCAGGGTAGAGCGGGGTAAGGTTAAGGTAGGTGATGAAGTGGAGATTGTAGGGATAAAGCCTGAGGTGAAGAAGACGGTGGTGACGGGGGTGGAGATGTTCAATAAGACGCTGGATGAGGGTCAGGCTGGGGATAATCTTGGTGTTTTGTTAAGGGGTGTAGAGAAGGATGATATTGAGCGTGGCCAGGTGTTGGCAAAACCCGGGAGTATAACCCCTCATAAGAAGTACGAGGCAGAGGCGTATGTATTGACGAAGGAGGAAGGAGGCAGGCATACTCCGTTTTTTAGTGGTTACAGGCCACAATTTTATTTCCGGACAACGGATGTAACGGGGGTGGTGACGTTAACGGGGGGAGCAGAGATGGTAATGCCTGGTGACAATGTAAGGGTAAATGTTGAGTTGCTGACGGCTGTGGCGATGGATGAAGGGCTGCGGTTCGCCATCAGGGAAGGTGGGAAAACTGTCGGAGCTGGCGTCGTTACAAAAATTATCGAATAG
- the aroC gene encoding chorismate synthase, translated as MLHFKTAGESHGKCLIAIIEGFPAGMLIDEVFINKELKRRQGGTGRGGRMLIEEDRVEILSGIRKNVTIGSPICLVIKNKDYKIDELPDVTKPRPGHADLAGAIKYGLTDVRNILERASARETAARVAAGSVAKAFLSHFEIEVFGHVKGIGGINSDIAIQDRDIAKKNREMSQLSCVDPDIEVKMNEKIRATAEKGDSLGGIIEVIAYGLPIGLGSHTQWDLRLDARLAYALMSVQAIKGVEIGLGCNASDKYGSEVHDEIFYDQSRKTSSSTRGFIRKTNNAGGIEGGITNGEPIVVKAYMKPIPTLKKPLQSVDLLTKEPVAATYERSDICAVPAASVVCESMVAFEIAKAFLEKFGGDNLDEVKRNYEGYLSNI; from the coding sequence ATGCTACATTTCAAAACAGCAGGCGAATCGCACGGTAAATGTCTTATTGCAATAATTGAAGGGTTTCCGGCAGGGATGCTTATCGATGAGGTGTTTATCAACAAAGAGCTAAAGCGCAGGCAGGGTGGAACAGGGAGAGGCGGGAGAATGCTGATCGAAGAAGATCGGGTAGAAATACTTTCCGGTATAAGAAAAAATGTAACCATTGGTAGTCCCATTTGTCTCGTTATTAAGAATAAAGACTACAAAATAGATGAACTGCCCGATGTTACCAAGCCCCGCCCAGGCCATGCAGACTTGGCCGGGGCTATAAAATATGGCTTGACAGATGTCCGAAATATATTGGAGCGGGCAAGTGCCAGAGAAACAGCCGCAAGAGTTGCCGCTGGTTCAGTAGCGAAGGCATTCCTTTCTCATTTTGAGATTGAGGTTTTTGGGCATGTAAAGGGAATCGGAGGTATAAACTCTGATATTGCAATTCAGGATAGAGATATTGCAAAGAAAAATCGTGAAATGAGCCAGCTATCTTGTGTAGACCCCGATATAGAAGTGAAGATGAATGAGAAGATAAGAGCAACGGCGGAGAAGGGTGATTCTCTGGGGGGCATTATTGAAGTGATAGCTTACGGATTGCCAATAGGGTTGGGCAGTCATACACAATGGGATTTAAGGTTGGATGCACGACTGGCTTATGCTCTTATGTCAGTACAGGCAATTAAGGGCGTCGAGATAGGACTCGGATGCAATGCATCTGATAAATACGGTTCAGAAGTGCATGACGAGATTTTTTACGATCAATCCAGAAAAACCAGTTCATCAACCAGAGGGTTTATCAGAAAAACAAATAATGCCGGAGGAATAGAGGGCGGTATAACAAATGGTGAACCAATTGTGGTGAAGGCATATATGAAACCAATCCCAACCTTGAAAAAACCTTTACAATCTGTTGATTTGCTGACAAAGGAGCCAGTGGCAGCCACATATGAAAGATCGGACATATGTGCGGTTCCAGCTGCTTCGGTAGTTTGTGAATCTATGGTTGCGTTTGAAATAGCAAAGGCTTTTTTGGAGAAGTTTGGAGGGGATAATCTGGATGAGGTTAAACGCAATTATGAAGGATATCTCTCAAATATTTAA
- a CDS encoding ABC transporter permease, translated as MYQLFISLRYLRSRKISFFAVAGVGVGVMTLIVVLSVMNGFNRELRSKIRGTLAHIIILKGGMYGLDNYQEVIEKVKSFEHVAECAPYVEGPALIKIRGRKEFVYFKGIDPFLEARVSDFETYIAPFGNQPGDLLKTHGERYTASAFGGTELIRTGPGDPMDSPYSFVQKGEQVVLVTLKDWDKISVKAFIVAGKFKSGMYDFDKNYIYIPLTVAQELVGAKEDDAVTGISVKLNDYRYANEVRDTLQTALGFEYFVQTWEDARKTFLVAVMMERRVMAFILFFIIIVAGFNILAILTMIVLEKSKDIGILKALGATTKGVMSIFLFHGLLIGCIGTCIGVAAGLLVVFRINWLENFLFNVSGWRPFPPEIYYFDKIPTEVNHVGILIIAGMAVACSVAFSFYPAFRAARLDPVETLRYE; from the coding sequence ATGTACCAGCTTTTCATTAGTCTACGTTATTTACGAAGCAGAAAAATATCCTTTTTTGCTGTTGCGGGCGTCGGGGTCGGAGTAATGACTCTCATCGTTGTGTTATCCGTAATGAATGGATTTAACCGGGAACTTCGAAGTAAAATAAGAGGTACCCTTGCACATATAATTATTTTAAAAGGCGGCATGTACGGACTTGATAATTATCAGGAAGTTATCGAAAAAGTGAAAAGTTTTGAGCACGTTGCAGAATGCGCACCCTATGTGGAAGGCCCTGCACTTATCAAAATACGGGGCAGGAAGGAATTTGTTTATTTCAAAGGAATCGATCCTTTTCTGGAAGCACGGGTAAGTGATTTTGAAACGTATATCGCGCCATTCGGAAATCAGCCCGGCGATTTGTTAAAGACTCATGGTGAAAGGTATACTGCCAGTGCTTTTGGCGGCACCGAATTGATAAGGACAGGACCCGGGGATCCGATGGATTCCCCTTACAGCTTCGTTCAAAAGGGCGAACAGGTTGTGCTGGTTACCCTGAAAGACTGGGATAAGATTAGTGTAAAGGCTTTTATCGTTGCCGGAAAGTTTAAGTCGGGAATGTATGATTTTGATAAAAATTATATTTACATCCCTCTTACCGTTGCTCAGGAACTCGTCGGTGCAAAAGAAGACGATGCCGTTACCGGCATCAGTGTTAAACTGAATGATTACCGCTATGCAAATGAGGTCAGGGATACCTTACAAACGGCATTAGGTTTTGAGTATTTTGTGCAAACCTGGGAAGATGCAAGGAAAACCTTTCTGGTTGCGGTAATGATGGAAAGACGTGTCATGGCGTTTATCCTGTTCTTCATTATCATCGTTGCCGGATTTAACATCCTGGCAATCCTGACGATGATTGTCCTTGAAAAATCCAAGGATATTGGCATTCTCAAAGCCCTGGGAGCAACCACAAAGGGTGTTATGTCCATATTTCTTTTCCATGGATTACTCATCGGATGTATCGGCACCTGCATTGGGGTTGCAGCCGGATTGCTCGTTGTCTTCAGGATTAATTGGCTGGAAAATTTTCTTTTCAACGTTTCAGGCTGGAGGCCTTTTCCACCTGAAATATACTATTTTGATAAAATACCTACAGAGGTCAATCACGTCGGCATCCTGATCATTGCAGGTATGGCCGTTGCGTGCAGCGTAGCATTCAGTTTTTATCCGGCTTTCAGAGCTGCACGGCTTGACCCTGTAGAAACATTGCGTTATGAATAA
- a CDS encoding DnaJ domain-containing protein: protein MVNYYDILEVHYGVSKEEIRRSFRALIKKYHPDIHNKNRRLWAESKTKSIIQAYKTLSNSTTREQYDRLYKYHSQSKNAQKTCKKEEAPPASDLKTQARIILADLLERPKQHAVKKYECFLKNNKNKDFLMHLNHRDYVDCKFLLGEAYEELGEYNTSLEFYEYIIEREKNSPYRQHLLADIKERIRNIYCRKLAKSATPGKALNFYKRVLNLDLCKNQNAFIYKKMAECHMKLFEYENALKCLSLALSLKPNLQGTNKLREQLKRYIPNLII from the coding sequence GTGGTAAATTATTACGATATTCTCGAAGTACATTATGGCGTAAGTAAGGAAGAGATCAGGCGCTCATTCAGGGCGCTTATCAAGAAATATCATCCCGATATTCACAATAAAAACAGACGACTTTGGGCTGAATCAAAAACGAAGAGTATTATACAAGCCTACAAAACGCTCTCAAATTCAACCACACGCGAACAATACGACAGATTATATAAGTATCACTCCCAATCTAAAAATGCACAGAAAACCTGCAAAAAAGAAGAGGCCCCTCCGGCCAGCGATCTAAAGACACAAGCACGTATAATACTTGCAGACCTGCTGGAAAGACCTAAACAGCATGCCGTTAAAAAGTATGAGTGCTTTTTAAAAAATAATAAAAATAAAGATTTTCTCATGCACTTAAATCATCGTGATTATGTAGATTGTAAATTCTTACTGGGAGAAGCCTATGAAGAATTAGGCGAATATAATACCTCTCTTGAGTTTTATGAATACATTATTGAAAGAGAGAAGAACAGTCCTTATCGCCAACACTTACTTGCAGATATTAAAGAACGAATCAGAAACATCTATTGTCGTAAATTAGCAAAATCTGCTACGCCCGGAAAAGCATTGAATTTTTACAAACGGGTACTTAACCTCGATTTATGCAAAAACCAGAATGCCTTTATTTACAAAAAAATGGCTGAATGCCATATGAAACTCTTTGAATATGAAAACGCCTTAAAATGTCTTTCGCTGGCTTTATCACTGAAACCTAATCTTCAAGGTACAAACAAGCTCAGGGAACAACTAAAACGATATATCCCAAATCTCATTATCTGA
- a CDS encoding phosphoribosylaminoimidazolesuccinocarboxamide synthase has product MHETNDILLETHIPELKLYTRGKVRDIYAIDNNLLIVATDRVSAFDVVLPNGIPCKGKVLTGISEFWFHYTSDITDNHLITSKIELMGNDTIIRYKNILQGRSVLVRKVRVFPVECVVRGYLAGTGWKEYQKTRTICGVPLPPGLRESDRLPEPVFTPSTKANSGHDENITFSRVVDLIGKKQADELKEKSIILYLKASEYAKEKGIIICDTKFEWGITEDNKIILADEVLTPDSSRFWPLEGYKAGKPQPSYDKQFIRDYLESVHWNKKPPAPTLPPEIIRKTSEKYLTVYHIITGKSLW; this is encoded by the coding sequence ATGCATGAAACGAACGACATCCTTCTTGAAACACATATTCCCGAACTTAAATTATACACTCGTGGCAAGGTACGGGATATTTACGCAATCGACAATAATTTATTAATCGTTGCCACGGACCGTGTTTCTGCCTTTGATGTAGTTTTACCGAATGGCATTCCCTGTAAAGGAAAGGTTCTTACGGGAATTTCTGAATTCTGGTTCCACTACACCTCTGATATTACGGACAATCATCTCATTACCTCCAAAATAGAACTTATGGGGAATGATACCATTATCCGGTATAAGAATATCTTACAAGGCCGCTCTGTCCTGGTAAGAAAGGTCAGGGTTTTTCCGGTAGAGTGTGTCGTACGGGGCTATTTAGCAGGTACAGGCTGGAAAGAATATCAAAAAACCAGGACAATTTGCGGGGTACCATTACCCCCCGGTCTCAGAGAATCTGACAGGCTTCCGGAGCCTGTATTTACTCCATCCACAAAGGCAAACAGCGGACATGATGAAAATATCACTTTTTCCAGGGTTGTAGATTTAATCGGTAAAAAACAGGCTGATGAACTGAAGGAAAAAAGCATCATACTCTATCTTAAGGCCTCTGAATATGCAAAAGAAAAAGGTATTATTATATGTGATACCAAATTTGAATGGGGTATTACAGAGGATAATAAAATAATCCTGGCTGATGAGGTGCTGACGCCGGATTCGTCACGTTTTTGGCCGCTTGAAGGCTATAAAGCCGGCAAACCGCAACCCTCTTATGATAAACAATTTATCCGTGATTACCTTGAGAGTGTCCATTGGAACAAAAAACCACCTGCTCCAACACTTCCTCCGGAAATTATCCGGAAAACTTCTGAAAAATACCTTACAGTCTATCATATTATTACCGGAAAAAGCCTATGGTAA
- a CDS encoding inositol monophosphatase family protein, with translation MSAKTNELVKYLGVAREAALFAGVILKERFGKLCPSMIDEKAKNDFVTDVDRKSEKIIKDVIRSHFHDHDILAEESLPENRSSPFLWIIDPLDGTSNYIHSLPHFAISIGLEIEGELAVGLIYEPLRETIYSAIKGGGSFKNGRHITISHPKTLNTSLIATGFPFRIKSVIDAYLRSFREIFMHASGIRRCGSACLDLAFTAEGIFGGFYECALSPWDMAAGALLVKEAGGIVTDFTGGNQYLEAGTIIAANKGVHREMLKIIQETLWQAHTL, from the coding sequence ATGTCAGCAAAAACAAACGAGTTAGTCAAATACCTTGGTGTTGCCAGAGAAGCAGCTCTTTTCGCGGGTGTTATCTTAAAAGAACGCTTCGGAAAGTTATGTCCTTCCATGATTGACGAAAAAGCAAAAAATGATTTTGTTACCGATGTAGACAGGAAATCAGAAAAAATTATCAAAGATGTTATAAGGTCACATTTTCATGACCATGACATACTTGCCGAAGAATCACTGCCAGAGAACCGTTCATCGCCTTTTCTGTGGATAATTGACCCGCTCGACGGCACTTCCAATTATATACACAGTCTTCCACACTTTGCAATTTCCATTGGCCTTGAGATTGAGGGAGAACTGGCAGTGGGACTCATATATGAACCTCTGAGGGAAACTATCTACTCTGCAATTAAGGGTGGAGGTTCTTTCAAAAATGGCAGACATATCACTATCTCACACCCAAAAACGCTCAATACTTCTTTAATCGCAACGGGATTTCCTTTCCGGATAAAGAGTGTTATTGATGCCTATCTCCGGTCCTTCAGGGAAATATTTATGCACGCCTCCGGCATCAGAAGATGCGGCTCTGCTTGCCTTGATCTGGCATTTACCGCAGAAGGCATTTTTGGCGGTTTCTATGAATGTGCTTTATCTCCCTGGGATATGGCAGCAGGTGCACTGTTAGTCAAAGAAGCCGGCGGTATCGTTACAGACTTTACCGGCGGTAACCAATATTTAGAAGCCGGTACTATCATCGCCGCCAATAAAGGGGTACACCGGGAGATGCTGAAGATTATTCAGGAAACCCTATGGCAGGCCCATACGTTGTAA
- a CDS encoding efflux RND transporter periplasmic adaptor subunit: MINKDISRLRIDKSGMKYSRSARKIPFLTVAILICILTGGVVLHRLVIDPVFSVEVSTVSQLFPSQLVTLLNASGYVVAQRKASVASKITGQIEWIGVEEGNHIKEGQIIARLEGKDAAAARDQAAANLNKAKSSLKVAEVEMKNAELHFNRQKRLLSHGIISQSEFDDAEARYQKAVVDVEAAKSSVNSFKAALHSAMVSLDYTYIRAPFDAVVLTKDADVGDLITPLGAAAQAKAAVVTIADMDSLLVEADVSESHIQKVTTGQPCEIQLDAFPDARFRGSVHMIVPTADRTKATVMIKVAFLDKDERILPEMSARVAFLEKPLTKEEQRPMTVVNVNTIVRQNNKTFVFLIEGNRVRKTPFLAGTQTGAMVEVLEGIRAGYKVVANPPKRIKSGSRIRERTTTL; encoded by the coding sequence GTGATAAACAAGGACATTTCGAGGCTACGAATTGACAAATCCGGTATGAAATACTCCCGAAGCGCACGGAAAATTCCCTTTTTAACGGTAGCAATTCTCATCTGCATTTTAACCGGAGGCGTTGTCTTACACAGGCTGGTCATTGATCCTGTTTTTAGCGTTGAAGTATCAACTGTTTCGCAGCTTTTCCCTTCACAACTGGTTACTTTATTAAATGCCAGTGGCTATGTTGTTGCACAACGTAAAGCCTCAGTGGCTTCCAAGATTACCGGACAAATTGAATGGATCGGAGTTGAAGAAGGAAATCATATAAAAGAGGGACAAATAATTGCCAGGCTCGAAGGCAAGGATGCAGCTGCTGCCCGTGACCAGGCGGCAGCAAACCTGAATAAAGCAAAATCCAGCCTGAAAGTGGCAGAGGTTGAAATGAAGAACGCTGAATTACATTTTAACCGCCAGAAAAGGCTTCTTTCCCATGGAATTATATCACAGTCCGAATTTGATGATGCAGAGGCACGCTATCAAAAAGCAGTAGTAGATGTAGAAGCTGCAAAATCATCAGTAAACTCTTTCAAGGCTGCACTGCATTCAGCTATGGTTTCTTTGGATTATACTTATATCCGGGCACCTTTTGATGCCGTTGTATTAACCAAAGATGCCGATGTCGGCGATCTCATTACACCTCTGGGTGCAGCAGCCCAGGCGAAAGCGGCCGTTGTAACTATTGCAGATATGGATTCCCTGCTGGTAGAAGCCGATGTATCTGAATCACATATACAAAAAGTAACGACAGGCCAGCCATGCGAAATACAGTTAGATGCCTTTCCTGATGCCCGCTTCCGGGGCAGTGTGCATATGATTGTGCCAACAGCAGACCGCACAAAGGCAACGGTAATGATAAAGGTTGCATTCCTGGATAAAGATGAACGTATTCTCCCGGAAATGAGCGCCAGGGTCGCATTCCTTGAGAAACCCCTTACCAAAGAAGAACAGAGACCAATGACCGTAGTAAATGTTAATACTATTGTCAGACAGAACAACAAGACCTTTGTTTTCCTTATAGAGGGTAATCGGGTAAGAAAAACACCGTTTCTGGCAGGTACTCAGACCGGTGCTATGGTAGAGGTTCTGGAAGGAATCAGGGCAGGGTACAAGGTGGTGGCAAATCCCCCGAAAAGAATAAAAAGCGGATCAAGAATCAGGGAAAGAACAACAACTTTATAA
- a CDS encoding ABC transporter ATP-binding protein, producing the protein MEQPIVEIRNISKSYQRGAETIPVLENINLDIPEGEFLALMGPSGSGKSTLLNLIAGIDSADSGTIKVGGIEITALTETDLTRWRAVNVGFIFQFYNLIPVLTAFENVELPLLLTWLSRKERREHAEAALQMVNLADRMYHYPGQLSGGQQQRVAIARAIVTDPTILVADEPTGDLDRISAEDILGLITLLNQEFRKTVIMVTHDPHAAEKAHTIIKLEKGVLDVHT; encoded by the coding sequence ATGGAACAACCCATCGTTGAAATAAGAAATATTTCAAAATCCTACCAGCGCGGAGCCGAGACAATACCGGTTTTGGAGAATATAAATCTTGATATACCTGAGGGGGAATTCCTCGCCCTGATGGGACCATCCGGCTCCGGCAAAAGCACACTGCTTAATCTCATTGCAGGTATAGATAGTGCAGATAGTGGCACGATAAAGGTCGGTGGAATAGAAATCACTGCATTAACCGAGACAGACCTTACCCGGTGGCGCGCCGTTAATGTCGGGTTTATCTTTCAATTCTATAATTTGATCCCCGTGCTTACTGCCTTTGAAAATGTTGAACTCCCCCTGCTTTTAACCTGGCTTTCCCGGAAAGAAAGACGGGAACATGCGGAGGCAGCCCTTCAAATGGTTAATCTGGCTGACCGGATGTATCATTACCCCGGCCAGTTATCAGGGGGACAACAGCAGCGTGTCGCCATAGCCCGGGCCATTGTTACTGACCCGACAATACTGGTAGCAGACGAACCGACCGGAGATCTCGACAGGATTTCAGCAGAGGACATATTAGGACTCATAACCCTTTTAAACCAGGAATTCAGAAAAACCGTTATCATGGTTACCCACGATCCTCATGCCGCAGAAAAGGCACATACCATCATAAAACTTGAAAAAGGCGTTCTTGATGTACATACTTAA